In the Fimbriiglobus ruber genome, GCACGCTCGGCGGGCGGATCGCCCGGACGTCGAACCCGAGTGCCTGAACCTGCCGCGCCGCCCGGACCGCCCGGCCGTTGTCACCTAGCACGACCGGGATGACGTATTCCGTCCCGCCGGGCGTTATTCCGTGATTAACTAATGCTTTGCGGAAGTGGGCACTATTGGCGTGGAGTGCGGCGCGGCCCGTTTCGTCCGCTCGGACGACGGGCATCATGTCCAGCCACCACTGCCCGCACGCGGCTGGCAGCGCGGTGGTGAAGATCAGATGCCGGCACTTATTAATCAGGTAGTCCTTGAGCAGCCGCGAGCAGGCGATGTAGGCCCCGGGCACCCCGAGCGCCTTCCCGCCCGTGTGAACGGATGCCAGCACTTTGCCGCGGACACCGGCCGCGTCGATCAATCCGGCGCCGGTCGCCCCGAAACAGCCGGTCGCGTGGGCCTCGTCGACGATGACCTGGGCGCCGTACCGTTCGGCAAGCGCGACGATTTCCGCGAGCGGCGCGCGGTCGCCGTCCATGCTGAAGAGCGATTCGGTGATGACGAACCGTTCGCGGCCCGGTTCCGCTTTCGCGGCTTCGGACTTGAGGCCGTCTTCCAGGTGGTTCAGGTCGTTGTGCCGGAACGAGTGTCGCCGACAGCGGGCCAGTCGGAGGCCGTCGACGATGCAGGCGTGGTTCAGCTCGTCCGTCGCCACCCAGTCGCCGGGTTCGAGGATGGTCGAGAGTAAGCCCTCGTTGGCGGCGTATCCGCTCGTCATCATCAGGACGGCTTCGGCCCCGTGCCACGCAGCCAGTTCCGCCTCGACCCGCTCCCAAACCTCGTGGTGCCCGCGCAGGAGCCGGGACGCCATGCCGGACCGCGACAGCCCTTCCGCGAACGGGGAAGGGGCCGCCGTGCCGGGCGGCGCGGGCTGGCGGCCCGCGCCGTAACCGAGGTAATCGTTCGACGTGAAATCGAGACCTTGGGGCCGGTTGAACGACCGAAACCGATCTTGTTTACGAAGATCGGCCAGCGCGGTATTCCAGCGATCGAACAGGTTCATGAGCAGGGCGAGCAAGAGGAAACGGTCACGGGAAGGGCGGTGCGGCAACTGCCCGTTGAAACGGCCGCCGGTACGTCGAAGCCCATCGCGCGGAACAGGTCGGCGTCCGCGTCGTGGGTCGGATTCGGGGCGGTCAGGAGCTTTTCACCGAAGAAGATCGAGTCCGCGCCGGCGAGGAAGCAGAGGATCTGCAGCTCACGGCTCATGCGGTCGCGGCCCGCGCTGAGGCGGACGCGGGCCTTGGGGAATGCGATCCGTGCGGTCGCGATCAGGCGCACCAGTTCGATCGAATCGACCGGCTTCGCGCCTTCCATCGGCGTTCCCGTGCCGGGCATCAGGCAGTTGACCGGCACGCTCTCGGGCGGCGGGTCGAGTTGGGCCAGTTCGGCCAGCATCAGGAGCCGGTCGTTCTCTGTCTCACCCATTCCGAGGATGCCGCCGGAGCAGACCTGAATGCCGGCTTTGGAGACGTGCTTGAGCGTGTCGAGGCGGTCGTCGTAGGTCCGGGTGGTGATGACCTGGGAGTAGTATTCGCGGGACGTATCGAGGTTGTGGTTGTACGCGGTCAGTCCGGCCTCCGCGAGCCGCTCGGCCTGGCTCGCGCTCAGCATCCCGAGCGTCACGCAGGCTTCCATGTCCAAGTCGCGAACTACGCGGACCATGTCGAGTACGCGGTCGAATTCCGGCCCGTCCTTCGGGCTCCGCCAGGCCGCGCCCATACAGAAGCGGGTCGCGCCGCGGGCTTTGGCCTCCTCGGCCCGCTGCCGAACTTCGCCCACGCTCATCAGCGGCTCGCGGGCGACCGGCGTTTCGTAGTGCGCGCTCTGGCTGCAATACCCGCAGTCCTCGGGGCACCCGCCGGTCTTGATGCTGAGCAGCGCGCACCGCTGAATGTCCCGGTAATCCCGGTACTGGCGGTGGACCTCCGCGGCCCGGAACATCAGATCCGGGAGCGGCAGGTGGTAAACGGCCTGGAATTCGTCGAGTGTCTTCATGCCCCAAGTTTATGCCCGGACCCGCGCGACCGGCTACCTCAAAGGGATTCTCAAGGCGATCGTCTCGGCGACCGGGAAGGGGACGTGTCCTCATCGCCAGACCCGACCGAACCCAGCACCACGTTACGAGGTGGATTTCATTTGGAGTGCGGCGCTTTACCGCCGCTTTTGTTTCTCGCATCAGAAGCGTAGCCGGGTTGTGTGCAGACCCCGGATATCTGGTACGGGACTCGACCTTGGTCGGCGCTAAATTCCGAACAAAAGCGGCGGTAAAGCGCCGCACTCCAAATGGCGATCTTGTCGTGTGGCGTCTCGCTGTCCGCGCGGCTGACTCTGCGGAACGGGTGCCACGCCGATGTCTGGATGGTGCGCCCTTCTGACCAAAGAATAATCCCGGTGCGACTGGGAACCGCACACGACCGGGCTGCACGCTCCAGGGGAGGGTTTATGCGCTTTTCGCACTTTTTATCGTGTTTTGTGGGAGAGCATGGATCAAGACAGACGTGCAGGAAGGGA is a window encoding:
- a CDS encoding aminotransferase class I/II-fold pyridoxal phosphate-dependent enzyme, which produces MLALLMNLFDRWNTALADLRKQDRFRSFNRPQGLDFTSNDYLGYGAGRQPAPPGTAAPSPFAEGLSRSGMASRLLRGHHEVWERVEAELAAWHGAEAVLMMTSGYAANEGLLSTILEPGDWVATDELNHACIVDGLRLARCRRHSFRHNDLNHLEDGLKSEAAKAEPGRERFVITESLFSMDGDRAPLAEIVALAERYGAQVIVDEAHATGCFGATGAGLIDAAGVRGKVLASVHTGGKALGVPGAYIACSRLLKDYLINKCRHLIFTTALPAACGQWWLDMMPVVRADETGRAALHANSAHFRKALVNHGITPGGTEYVIPVVLGDNGRAVRAARQVQALGFDVRAIRPPSVPVGTARVRVSIHADHNSAILDQLAEALAAAVRSAQSEVGAPP
- the bioB gene encoding biotin synthase BioB produces the protein MKTLDEFQAVYHLPLPDLMFRAAEVHRQYRDYRDIQRCALLSIKTGGCPEDCGYCSQSAHYETPVAREPLMSVGEVRQRAEEAKARGATRFCMGAAWRSPKDGPEFDRVLDMVRVVRDLDMEACVTLGMLSASQAERLAEAGLTAYNHNLDTSREYYSQVITTRTYDDRLDTLKHVSKAGIQVCSGGILGMGETENDRLLMLAELAQLDPPPESVPVNCLMPGTGTPMEGAKPVDSIELVRLIATARIAFPKARVRLSAGRDRMSRELQILCFLAGADSIFFGEKLLTAPNPTHDADADLFRAMGFDVPAAVSTGSCRTALPVTVSSCSPCS